In Maylandia zebra isolate NMK-2024a linkage group LG12, Mzebra_GT3a, whole genome shotgun sequence, a single genomic region encodes these proteins:
- the mn1b gene encoding transcriptional activator MN1, translating to MFGLEQFGSQINSRNPGQSERNINQQRLNMGSHYKGPGFHAGGPPGAVEPGMGPLSEPQMLGLNMNMNGEQYGSFHPRGHSDMHAGSGLQQQQGQGPMHGFFNNQQPHQGHPHGHQPHPHQHHPHFGGNFGGPEPGSSCLHGGRLMGYNNNNGMGPQQGFGEGFDPLAEGQTGDGFPQQQQQQPQQRPGNMPDFQHHGPPSGNHAVPAPCLPLDQSPNRAASFHGLPSSSSSSSESHGLEPRRLPNQGAVEGLEYNFPSEPPSGHFDVPVFSPSESESQLPHFGPGRPVPGGNFPGNAGMPRTPGMPGISKGHQPPPQPQQPQHGVFFERFGNGRKVPVGMEPGVNPRHPLIQQQQQAGLIARQNSCPPGLPRPPQAEPGTTNPNILDGGVMMPGQHNQFEYPIHRLENRGLHPYGDPMFNMQQPAPPPSQQPANQRLQHFDSPYMNMAKRPRFDFPNAHGGEGWCGGMDNHLSPSAYPGLPGEFTPPVNEGFGPGPLQHPGPEQQSLQQRQNAAMMIKQMASRNQQQRMRQPSLQQLGHHGDVPPGPMVHGGPVGSMPHPGFDRENSGRMPNIDGQNPHVTQENSWFQGSHPPGEMMSRRMGGAGNESGPHDMGLQQNGAGIMFRPGIGMQEPMRIPGDGHVQNLHSPGMHSQFSGNMGNLTQMQSPGAGAGHPNAPAERRPADFPAPSMGAQPAFPYGGANRQGPAHSAPQGVSTSPGNYPPQSEFPSGQRSSVSKLGNLSLGNFSKTSSKDSVFGQSCLAALSTACQNMIASLGAPNLNVTFNKKNQNEGKRKLSQTEQDINSSTSNGTGSAGPEYFQSSTSQNSQMPGTGNSNSKPASQSQTVQGEASALSPNYNMDATPCSEGKATTGSGRGRGRRKRDSGHVSPGIFFSSDNSNPVVSPGQQTPSAGVGERGGGTPHEKQLQSPSWGKGGDLMLGDQADLMSSLDSGIQSVAKSDSSSPRVDFSEDVSTHYGNEDEVSSSSDAGGASASKPNRSPIINGSPKMQRSDHGLINGQKPLGMGINNHTTSTPDTYGLNAGVGTGASGVSHPGTPGVEQVRTPSSTSGQEEIHPLEILQAQIQLQRQQFSISEDQPLAMKTGKKNGDCPSQNGDNELASCSPDAGKGSMGTIDLDTLMAEQHATWYVPSDKVMMDGSEDDKATGPWEKNKSQNSSKEESELTQSKPGAGAPGAVGGGSSGGTHLQCLSVHCTDELGDSKGRGGPVSSWRSLHSDISNRFGTFVAALT from the coding sequence ATGTTTGGGCTGGAGCAGTTTGGTTCTCAAATTAATAGCAGAAACCCTGGCCAGTCAGAGAGAAACATAAACCAACAGAGACTGAACATGGGCTCCCATTATAAAGGCCCCGGTTTTCATGCTGGAGGCCCGCCGGGAGCCGTGGAACCCGGCATGGGCCCTCTGAGCGAGCCGCAAATGCTCGGGCTCAATATGAACATGAATGGTGAGCAGTACGGTAGCTTTCACCCGCGGGGACACTCAGACATGCATGCAGGCAGTGgacttcagcagcagcaggggcaAGGACCAATGCATGGATTTTTTAACAACCAGCAACCTCATCAAGGACATCCTCACGGCCATCAACCCCACCCCCACCAACATCACCCCCATTTCGGTGGGAATTTTGGAGGGCCAGAGCCAGGGTCATCATGCCTGCATGGCGGCAGGCTGATGGGCTACAACAACAATAACGGCATGGGACCACAGCAGGGCTTTGGAGAAGGATTTGATCCTCTTGCTGAGGGACAGACGGGTGATGGCTTTccccagcagcagcaacagcaaccGCAGCAGCGGCCTGGTAACATGCCTGACTTTCAGCATCATGGCCCTCCAAGTGGGAACCACGCTGTCCCTGCTCCCTGTCTCCCCCTGGACCAGTCACCTAATAGAGCAGCATCCTTTCATGGTCTTCCTTCTTCCTCATCCTCTTCATCTGAGTCTCATGGTTTGGAACCTCGGCGGCTGCCAAACCAAGGAGCCGTAGAGGGATTAGAATATAACTTTCCAAGTGAACCTCCATCTGGACATTTTGATGTACCTGTATTCTCtccttcagaatcagaatctcAGTTACCACATTTTGGGCCAGGAAGACCAGTTCCCGGTGGGAATTTCCCAGGGAACGCTGGCATGCCACGGACACCAGGTATGCCGGGCATCTCTAAGGGACACCAGCCACCACCCCAGCCCCAGCAGCCTCAGCACGGAGTGTTTTTTGAACGTTTTGGAAATGGCCGGAAAGTGCCCGTGGGAATGGAGCCTGGGGTCAATCCAAGACATCCTCTCATccagcaacaacaacaggctGGCTTGATAGCCAGACAGAACTCATGCCCCCCTGGCCTCCCTCGACCCCCTCAGGCTGAGCCCGGCACTACTAACCCTAACATTCTGGATGGAGGGGTCATGATGCCTGGCCAACACAACCAGTTTGAATATCCCATTCACAGACTGGAAAACAGGGGCCTGCACCCCTATGGGGACCCCATGTTTAATATGCAacagccagctcctcctccctcccaaCAGCCTGCAAATCAGAGGCTCCAACACTTTGACTCTCCTTATATGAACATGGCGAAAAGGCCTAGATTTGACTTTCCTAATGCACATGGCGGCGAGGGCTGGTGTGGCGGTATGGACAACCACCTCTCTCCATCTGCCTACCCTGGCCTTCCTGGAGAGTTCACCCCACCCGTGAATGAAGGTTTTGGACCAGGTCCGCTGCAGCATCCAGGGCCCGAGCAGCAGTCTCTGCAGCAGCGCCAGAATGCAGCTATGATGATAAAGCAGATGGCCTCTCGCAACCAACAGCAAAGAATGAGGCAGCCGAGTCTACAGCAGTTGGGTCACCATGGCGATGTACCTCCAGGCCCAATGGTTCACGGAGGCCCAGTCGGGAGCATGCCTCATCCTGGCTTTGACAGGGAGAATAGTGGCAGGATGCCCAACATTGATGGGCAAAATCCTCATGTAACTCAGGAGAACTCCTGGTTTCAGGGGTCCCACCCACCAGGAGAAATGATGTCACGGCGTATGGGTGGAGCGGGTAATGAGTCAGGGCCTCATGACATGGGGCTCCAACAGAACGGCGCTGGGATAATGTTTAGGCCGGGCATCGGCATGCAGGAGCCCATGAGAATACCAGGAGATGGACATGTGCAGAACCTTCATTCCCCAGGCATGCACTCACAGTTCAGTGGCAACATGGGCAACCTCACACAAATGCAGTCTCCGGGAGCAGGAGCAGGACATCCAAATGCACCAGCAGAGAGACGGCCAGCTGACTTCCCTGCACCTTCAATGGGTGCACAGCCAGCTTTTCCCTATGGGGGGGCTAACCGTCAGGGGCCGGCTCACAGTGCTCCCCAGGGGGTGAGCACCTCACCTGGCAACTACCCTCCTCAGTCTGAGTTCCCCTCGGGCCAGCGGTCGTCTGTTAGTAAGCTTGGAAATCTGTCCCTCGGGAACTTCAGCAAAACCAGCTCTAAAGACAGTGTTTTCGGCCAGAGCTGCCTAGCGGCCCTTTCCACAGCCTGCCAGAACATGATCGCTAGCCTAGGGGCCCCCAATCTTAACGTAACATTCAACAAGAAGAACCAAAACGAGGGCAAGCGAAAACTGAGTCAGACTGAGCAGGACATTAATAGCAGCACATCTAATGGGACTGGCAGTGCTGGTCCTGAATATTTTCAGAGCAGCACTTCCCAGAACAGCCAGATGCCTGGCACTGGGAATAGCAACTCTAAGCCTGCAAGTCAAAGCCAGACGGTGCAGGGGGAAGCCAGTGCCCTCTCCCCAAATTACAACATGGACGCTACCCCGTGCAGTGAGGGGAAGGCAACAACAGGGAgtgggagagggagagggaggagaaaaagagaCAGTGGACATGTGAGCCctggaatttttttttcctctgataaTAGTAACCCTGTTGTAAGTCCAGGCCAGCAGACCCCCTCGGCTGGCGTTGGGGAGAGGGGTGGGGGCACGCCCCATGAGAAACAACTCCAATCGCCCTCTTGGGGGAAAGGAGGTGACCTAATGTTGGGGGACCAGGCTGACCTTATGTCTTCTTTAGACAGTGGCATTCAAAGTGTTGCCAAGTCTGACAGCAGCTCACCAAGAGTGGACTTTTCTGAAGATGTCAGCACCCACTATGGCAATGAGGATGAGGTGTCCTCCAGCTCAGATGCAGGAGGGGCCTCAGCCAGCAAACCTAATCGCAGCCCTATAATCAACGGCTCACCCAAAATGCAGAGGAGTGACCACGGGTTGATAAATGGACAAAAGCCCCTTGGCATGGGCATTAACAATCATACTACCTCGACGCCAGACACCTATGGACTGAATGCTGGTGTGGGCACAGGGGCCAGTGGGGTCAGCCACCCGGGCACTCCTGGGGTGGAACAGGTACGCACCCCATCCAGCACCTCTGGCCAGGAAGAAATCCATCCTCTGGAGATTCTGCAGGCCCAAATCCAGCTACAGCGGCAGCAATTCAGTATCTCTGAAGACCAGCCCTTGGCCATGAAGACAGGCAAAAAGAATGGCGACTGTCCCTCACAGAACGGAGACAATGAGCTGGCGAGCTGCAGCCCGGATGCTGGGAAGGGCTCAATGGGCACTATTGACCTTGACACCCTCATGGCAGAGCAGCACGCCACCTGGTACGTGCCCAGTGACAAGGTTATGATGGACGGGTCAGAGGATGACAAGGCCACGGGACCCTGGGAAAAAAATAAGAGCCAGAACAGCAGTAAAGAAG